One Lactobacillus crispatus DNA segment encodes these proteins:
- a CDS encoding glycosyltransferase produces MDLSFIIPLYNKSEEQFKRCISSILKVKNITYEIIVVDDGSSPNMGKIYKEICINNGLNYYYEDNSGVSAARNFGIKKAKGKYITFVDADDYICPIISSEDLCSQCDLVIFNVQKTNVDYNKSHKVILNNCISNNVFEGKQLLEKTLENGILNWVFSKVYNRKFLQKNNIYFDTSHVNGEDLDFIVKLLLSNPSTIYIDKILYVYLYSYSTGVEREKLKLKNNLDDMYYIWNLRKNILQKIDSNNLENISSNIDNEYCKNIFEIYSHIVDNSYKEAEKYKKFFEKFIYKIKPDNKNISAFNRLKIAAIEHSWLKLIKKYVQLKKNVKKINSIKN; encoded by the coding sequence ATGGATTTGAGTTTTATTATCCCCCTTTACAATAAGTCGGAAGAACAATTTAAAAGATGTATTTCATCAATCCTTAAAGTAAAGAATATTACATATGAAATTATTGTGGTTGATGATGGATCTTCACCAAATATGGGAAAAATATATAAAGAAATCTGTATTAATAATGGATTGAATTATTATTATGAAGATAATTCAGGTGTAAGTGCAGCTAGAAATTTTGGAATAAAAAAGGCTAAGGGAAAATACATTACTTTTGTAGATGCGGATGATTATATATGTCCAATAATATCAAGTGAAGATTTGTGTTCACAATGTGATTTAGTCATATTCAATGTACAAAAAACTAATGTTGATTATAATAAATCACATAAAGTAATACTAAATAATTGTATCAGCAATAATGTATTTGAAGGTAAGCAATTATTAGAAAAAACACTAGAAAATGGAATTTTAAATTGGGTATTTTCTAAGGTGTATAATCGAAAATTTTTACAGAAAAATAATATATATTTTGATACATCTCACGTTAATGGTGAGGATTTAGATTTCATTGTTAAATTGCTATTATCAAATCCTAGTACAATATATATAGATAAAATTCTGTATGTTTATTTATATAGCTATAGTACGGGGGTAGAAAGAGAAAAATTAAAGTTAAAAAATAATCTTGATGACATGTATTATATATGGAATTTACGTAAAAATATTCTACAAAAAATAGATTCAAATAATTTAGAAAATATAAGTAGTAATATTGACAACGAATATTGTAAAAATATTTTTGAAATATATTCACATATAGTTGATAACAGCTATAAAGAAGCAGAAAAGTATAAAAAATTTTTTGAAAAATTTATATATAAAATTAAACCTGATAATAAAAATATATCAGCGTTTAATAGACTAAAAATAGCTGCGATTGAACATAGTTGGTTAAAATTGATAAAAAAGTATGTTCAATTGAAGAAAAATGTAAAAAAAATAAACTCTATTAAGAATTAA
- a CDS encoding glycosyltransferase, translating into MIKVLHSELQSNIGGIESFLLNLTKSMDMTNIHFDMLMKGNNPYLENELKGLGVTIYKVPADPLQYSKFVKKLLKENNYDFVYVHKNSAANILLPVMVKKYSHAKLIVHSHNTSPSGGSKIAIVLHKFNRKKLCQLSDYRFACSDTAAEWMFGKDYQSKNVKIIKNGIITQDYVYNPEVRVKTREQLGLKGKFVIGHVGAFREQKNHKFLLKIFSKLDDPNAVLILIGDGVLKPEIQKSVQNMGLADRVLFLGTRHDIANLLQACDVFVMPSLWEGLSVAAIEAQASGLETLLSANVSKEVKVTNLVKFINLSDINEWETNLRNIAQSSVVRKNVGRKIEVAGFDMKNSAQFLKKIFES; encoded by the coding sequence ATGATTAAAGTATTACATAGTGAACTTCAATCTAATATCGGTGGTATTGAATCTTTTTTGTTGAATTTAACCAAGTCAATGGACATGACGAATATCCATTTTGATATGTTGATGAAAGGCAACAATCCGTATTTAGAGAACGAACTAAAAGGACTAGGTGTAACAATCTACAAGGTACCCGCTGATCCCCTACAATATTCTAAGTTTGTAAAAAAATTACTTAAAGAAAATAATTATGATTTTGTATATGTGCATAAAAATTCTGCGGCAAATATTTTATTGCCAGTTATGGTGAAGAAGTATTCACATGCAAAATTAATAGTTCATTCACATAATACGAGTCCAAGTGGCGGTTCTAAAATTGCTATTGTGCTGCATAAATTCAATAGAAAAAAGTTATGCCAGTTAAGTGATTATCGCTTTGCTTGTTCGGATACTGCAGCAGAGTGGATGTTTGGTAAAGATTATCAAAGTAAAAATGTAAAAATTATAAAAAATGGTATAATTACTCAAGATTATGTTTATAATCCTGAAGTTAGAGTTAAAACGCGAGAACAATTAGGACTAAAAGGTAAGTTTGTAATAGGACATGTTGGTGCTTTTAGAGAGCAAAAAAATCACAAATTTCTACTTAAAATATTTTCGAAATTAGATGATCCTAATGCTGTATTAATATTGATAGGTGATGGCGTTTTAAAGCCTGAGATACAAAAAAGTGTTCAAAATATGGGATTAGCTGATAGAGTGCTTTTTTTAGGTACTAGACATGATATAGCCAATCTTTTACAAGCTTGTGATGTTTTTGTAATGCCATCTTTGTGGGAAGGACTGAGTGTTGCTGCAATAGAGGCGCAGGCAAGTGGATTGGAGACATTATTATCAGCTAATGTTTCTAAAGAAGTAAAAGTTACTAATCTTGTTAAATTCATTAATTTATCAGATATTAATGAATGGGAGACTAATTTAAGGAATATAGCTCAGAGCTCTGTTGTTAGAAAGAATGTTGGAAGGAAAATAGAAGTAGCTGGCTTTGATATGAAGAATTCGGCGCAATTTCTTAAAAAAATATTTGAATCGTAA
- a CDS encoding glycosyltransferase family 4 protein: MKKKTRVLHVAEAAGGVERYLETLFKYTDHNQVENILICSQNYDYERIKQLADRVIVIKMAHQIDSKADIKSVRAIRHYIKQIKPDIIYAHSSKAGALARIADLGINNKVIYNPHGWAFNMQQSPKKKEMYKWVERISAHFCDKIVCISDAERESALREKICKSNKLQVIYNGIDLEKIKNTKSKTRKELGIPEDAFIVGQVGRLSEQKAPDTFVKAAKLIKEEIPNAYFILVGDGELRNQIKKMIHEDGLDSSFLITGWVDSPASYMKIMNVGTLLSRWEGFGLVLPEYMACGVPIVATNIDAIPNIIQNNENGILVRKNNFEAVSKAVNELFDESSLIRQLINNAEQIVNEKYNAIRLTHESIQMYLRLLND; the protein is encoded by the coding sequence ATGAAAAAGAAAACCCGCGTTCTCCATGTTGCAGAAGCTGCAGGTGGAGTAGAGCGATACTTAGAAACTCTATTTAAATACACTGACCATAATCAAGTTGAGAATATACTGATTTGTTCACAAAATTACGATTATGAAAGAATAAAGCAGTTAGCTGATCGAGTAATTGTGATTAAAATGGCACATCAAATTGATAGCAAGGCTGATATTAAATCAGTTAGAGCTATCCGTCATTATATTAAGCAAATCAAACCTGACATTATATATGCTCACTCTAGTAAAGCTGGTGCACTAGCTCGAATTGCCGACTTAGGGATTAATAATAAAGTGATTTATAATCCTCATGGTTGGGCTTTTAATATGCAACAATCTCCTAAGAAAAAAGAAATGTATAAATGGGTTGAGCGAATTTCAGCCCACTTTTGCGATAAGATTGTATGTATTTCAGATGCTGAAAGAGAGTCAGCTTTAAGAGAGAAAATCTGTAAATCGAACAAGTTGCAGGTTATCTATAATGGTATTGATTTAGAGAAAATAAAGAATACTAAGTCCAAAACTAGAAAAGAACTCGGCATTCCTGAAGATGCCTTTATTGTTGGACAAGTTGGCAGATTGTCGGAACAGAAAGCGCCTGATACTTTTGTTAAAGCAGCTAAATTGATTAAAGAAGAAATTCCGAATGCTTATTTCATCTTAGTAGGTGATGGTGAACTTCGCAATCAAATTAAAAAGATGATTCATGAAGATGGATTAGATAGTAGCTTTTTGATTACTGGTTGGGTTGATAGTCCTGCATCGTATATGAAAATTATGAATGTAGGAACATTGCTGTCACGTTGGGAAGGGTTTGGTTTAGTTCTTCCAGAATATATGGCTTGTGGTGTACCTATAGTTGCGACTAATATTGATGCAATTCCAAATATTATTCAGAATAATGAAAATGGAATCTTAGTAAGGAAAAATAATTTTGAAGCAGTTTCCAAAGCTGTAAATGAATTATTTGATGAATCTAGCTTAATAAGACAATTGATCAATAATGCTGAGCAGATAGTAAATGAAAAGTACAATGCTATCAGATTAACTCATGAAAGTATTCAAATGTATTTGAGGTTATTAAATGATTAA
- a CDS encoding sugar transferase, protein MVMEKLQVNPAKVKGRPVYHTIKRIFDILASALGLILLSPLFLFLIIKIRHEDGGPAFYSQERIGKYEKPFKMWKFRSMVVNADQMLDQLEDENEVDGAMFKIKNDPRITKIGHTIRKYSLDELPQLWNVLIGDMSLVGPRPPLPSEVAEYTDYDKQRLLVMPGCTGLWQVTRRSEADFDEMVWLDIVYINHSGLWEDFKLIIKTIGVVIHPNGAY, encoded by the coding sequence ATGGTAATGGAGAAGCTACAGGTTAATCCGGCAAAAGTTAAGGGACGTCCAGTGTATCATACGATTAAGCGTATATTTGATATACTAGCTAGTGCACTTGGGTTAATCTTACTGTCTCCGTTATTTTTATTTCTGATAATAAAAATAAGACATGAAGATGGTGGCCCGGCCTTTTATTCACAAGAGCGAATTGGTAAGTATGAAAAGCCATTCAAGATGTGGAAGTTCCGTTCAATGGTTGTGAATGCTGACCAAATGCTAGATCAACTAGAAGACGAAAACGAAGTTGACGGAGCAATGTTCAAGATCAAAAATGATCCAAGAATTACCAAGATCGGTCACACGATTCGTAAGTACAGTCTTGATGAATTGCCACAACTTTGGAATGTGCTGATTGGTGACATGTCATTAGTCGGCCCTCGTCCACCTTTGCCAAGTGAAGTAGCTGAGTACACTGATTATGACAAGCAACGTTTGCTAGTTATGCCAGGTTGTACTGGTCTGTGGCAAGTAACACGCCGCAGTGAAGCGGACTTCGACGAAATGGTTTGGCTTGATATTGTTTATATCAACCATTCCGGCTTGTGGGAAGATTTTAAGTTGATTATTAAGACAATTGGGGTGGTTATTCATCCTAATGGAGCGTATTGA
- a CDS encoding tyrosine-protein phosphatase: MVLVDIHCHILPGIDDGSKDWDTSIKLAKAAVKDGVTHAICTPHTLNGRYTNHKDDIIWLTDLYQKKLDEAKIPLTVFPGQEVRLSGDLIDALDNDDILFCDEDGTYMLLEFPSEDVPTYAQDTIFKIMQRGVTPIIVHPERNSRILKEPEILQGMLEQGCLVQITASSYTGIFGKKIEEMSRKLIAAGQGCTFASDAHDLPRRQYQLSEAYKKMSQEFSQDLAQQWQDNARSIINGDPVQMDWHPLKQKKKFWLF; this comes from the coding sequence ATGGTTTTAGTCGATATTCACTGCCACATCTTGCCTGGCATTGATGATGGCTCAAAAGATTGGGACACTTCAATTAAGTTAGCCAAGGCTGCGGTAAAAGATGGCGTAACGCATGCAATTTGTACGCCGCATACACTGAATGGGCGTTATACGAATCATAAAGATGATATTATCTGGCTAACTGATCTTTACCAAAAAAAGTTAGATGAAGCTAAGATCCCATTGACAGTCTTCCCCGGACAGGAAGTTCGTTTGTCGGGAGACTTGATTGATGCGCTTGATAACGATGACATCTTGTTCTGTGATGAAGACGGTACTTACATGCTGTTGGAATTTCCAAGTGAAGATGTGCCAACTTATGCGCAAGACACGATCTTCAAGATCATGCAGCGCGGGGTGACGCCGATTATCGTGCACCCGGAGCGCAATAGCCGCATCTTGAAGGAACCCGAGATCTTGCAAGGGATGCTGGAGCAAGGATGCTTGGTGCAGATTACTGCTAGTTCTTATACTGGAATTTTTGGCAAGAAGATTGAAGAGATGTCGCGTAAGTTGATTGCGGCGGGGCAGGGATGTACCTTTGCCAGCGACGCACACGACTTGCCAAGACGGCAGTATCAATTGAGTGAAGCTTATAAAAAGATGAGTCAAGAATTCAGTCAAGACCTAGCTCAGCAGTGGCAAGATAATGCTAGAAGTATCATCAATGGCGACCCAGTTCAGATGGATTGGCACCCATTGAAGCAGAAAAAGAAGTTCTGGTTATTTTAA
- a CDS encoding CpsD/CapB family tyrosine-protein kinase: protein MSLFRKKRGTDDTIKHGAQLITVADPRSAVAEQFRTIRTNINFMAVDEEINTLAFTSANISEGKSTVTANVAITYAQAGRKTLLIDADLRRPTLHSTFNVKNNTGLTTVLTSEADEINLNDVVEESGIENLSILTSGPIPPNPAELIGSRRMETFIELVKSHYDMVIVDLAPVLEVSDTQELASHLDGVVLVVRQGVTQKAGITRAVQMLKFAKARILGYVMNDIRAENGGYGYGYGYGYGYGYGAEKKKGLFGRKKSDDQ, encoded by the coding sequence ATGTCATTATTTAGAAAAAAACGTGGTACCGATGATACGATTAAGCATGGTGCCCAATTAATCACAGTTGCTGATCCTCGTAGTGCGGTAGCTGAACAATTTAGAACAATTAGAACTAACATTAACTTCATGGCAGTTGATGAAGAAATTAATACTTTAGCCTTTACTTCAGCCAACATTAGTGAAGGTAAGTCAACTGTCACGGCTAACGTGGCGATTACTTATGCCCAAGCAGGACGCAAGACTTTATTAATTGATGCCGACTTGCGTCGTCCAACTTTGCACAGTACATTCAACGTTAAGAACAATACTGGTTTGACAACTGTTCTTACTTCAGAAGCTGACGAAATCAACTTAAATGATGTGGTTGAAGAAAGTGGAATTGAAAACTTGTCAATCTTGACTTCTGGTCCGATTCCACCAAACCCAGCTGAATTGATTGGTTCACGTAGAATGGAAACCTTCATTGAATTGGTTAAGTCACATTACGATATGGTTATCGTTGACTTGGCGCCTGTTCTTGAAGTGTCTGATACGCAAGAATTGGCTAGTCACCTTGATGGTGTAGTTCTAGTAGTACGTCAAGGTGTTACGCAAAAGGCTGGGATTACTAGAGCTGTGCAAATGCTGAAGTTTGCTAAGGCTCGAATTCTAGGCTACGTTATGAACGATATTAGAGCTGAAAACGGTGGCTATGGTTACGGCTACGGGTATGGCTATGGTTATGGATATGGCGCTGAGAAGAAAAAGGGCCTGTTCGGTAGAAAAAAGAGTGACGATCAATAA
- a CDS encoding YveK family protein encodes MEQEQKQTENTIDLTQLLQICRRHIWALIIWSVGLALVGWSVANFIISPKYTSNAQILVNQKANKNDPNAAYNTQQANMQMVTTYKDIVTSHVILKDASDRLANPVRVVRKARPAKYRTNEEGRRVLVRKAQPEVVERSGKSYSVSTSELAKSVSVNTQQQSQVFSISATADTPEKAKVEANAVARSFRDQIPNIMNINNVTIVAPATDGSQSSPNVKLFTLAGFVIGLVLSFAVVLIREMSDTTVKDDAFLTDTLGLVDLGQVSHFHVSSSFVIRKKNKNSNGPKRRSRRV; translated from the coding sequence ATGGAACAAGAGCAAAAGCAAACTGAAAATACAATTGATCTTACTCAATTGCTACAAATTTGCCGTCGCCACATCTGGGCACTGATTATCTGGAGTGTCGGTCTGGCTTTAGTCGGCTGGAGCGTCGCTAATTTTATTATTTCACCAAAGTATACTTCTAATGCACAGATCTTGGTTAACCAAAAGGCTAACAAGAATGACCCGAATGCGGCATATAATACTCAACAAGCTAACATGCAAATGGTTACTACCTATAAGGATATTGTAACTAGTCACGTTATCTTGAAGGACGCATCAGATCGTTTGGCTAACCCTGTACGTGTAGTTAGAAAAGCTAGACCTGCTAAGTACAGAACTAATGAAGAGGGCCGCCGAGTATTAGTAAGAAAGGCTCAACCAGAAGTAGTTGAACGTAGCGGTAAGAGCTACAGCGTTTCTACTAGCGAATTAGCTAAGAGCGTTTCAGTTAATACCCAACAACAATCACAGGTCTTCTCAATTTCTGCTACTGCAGATACACCTGAAAAGGCAAAGGTTGAAGCTAACGCTGTAGCGCGTTCATTCAGAGATCAAATTCCTAACATCATGAACATTAACAACGTTACGATTGTTGCGCCAGCAACTGATGGTAGTCAATCATCACCTAATGTGAAGCTCTTTACCTTGGCTGGCTTTGTTATTGGCTTGGTTTTAAGTTTCGCAGTAGTCTTAATTCGTGAAATGTCTGACACTACAGTTAAGGATGATGCATTCTTGACTGACACCTTAGGTTTAGTTGACTTGGGTCAAGTGTCACACTTCCATGTGTCATCATCATTTGTCATTAGAAAAAAGAATAAGAATTCTAATGGCCCTAAGCGTAGAAGCCGTCGAGTATAG
- a CDS encoding LCP family protein, which yields MENNAESSNKPIHRHRHHHHRRHRKFWRGFWIVIGVIIVVGLFVCGVIYKNLRDTTQNMYTPVAKTTKSNKGRTLDNLLNEKKPINILLLGTDTGAMGRHWKGRTDTIMMMSINPKTNSTSIVSIPRDSNAIFPDYPQYGVTKINSAYTLGGVSETIKTLDKYYSVPIDGYIMINMGGLKKAIDQVGGIDVTSPLTFNNMGYSFVKGQTYHMNGKKALAFAQLRHGDPRQDYGRQERDRLVIMALLKKSVSPSTLLNSSFLNSISSEMQTDLTMNQMYKIAMDYRKATNNLSQDHAQGVSKETQNPKFGTMEIEVVSKDERQRVSDKIRTALELPHVKVAANKASYIMNH from the coding sequence ATGGAAAATAACGCAGAATCAAGTAATAAACCGATACATCGTCATCGCCATCATCACCACCGTCGTCACCGTAAGTTCTGGCGCGGTTTTTGGATTGTTATTGGCGTGATCATTGTAGTCGGTCTTTTTGTTTGCGGGGTGATCTACAAGAATTTGCGTGATACGACGCAGAATATGTACACTCCCGTTGCTAAGACTACCAAGAGTAATAAAGGACGTACTCTTGATAATTTGCTGAATGAGAAAAAGCCAATTAATATCCTATTATTAGGTACAGATACTGGTGCCATGGGTCGTCACTGGAAGGGTAGAACTGATACCATCATGATGATGTCGATCAACCCTAAGACCAATAGTACAAGCATTGTCTCAATTCCACGTGACTCAAACGCAATCTTCCCAGATTACCCACAATATGGTGTAACTAAGATTAACTCAGCTTATACATTGGGCGGGGTTAGCGAAACAATTAAGACACTTGATAAATATTACAGTGTTCCAATTGACGGCTACATCATGATCAATATGGGTGGTTTGAAGAAGGCAATTGACCAAGTTGGGGGAATTGATGTAACTTCTCCATTAACTTTCAACAATATGGGTTATAGCTTTGTCAAAGGCCAGACTTATCATATGAATGGTAAAAAGGCTTTAGCATTTGCCCAACTTCGTCATGGTGACCCTCGTCAGGATTATGGTAGACAAGAGCGTGACCGCTTGGTAATTATGGCCTTGCTTAAGAAGTCTGTTTCACCTTCAACTTTGCTTAATTCAAGTTTCTTGAATTCCATTTCTAGCGAGATGCAAACTGACTTGACCATGAATCAAATGTACAAGATTGCTATGGATTATAGAAAAGCCACTAACAATCTTTCTCAAGATCATGCTCAGGGTGTAAGTAAAGAAACGCAAAACCCTAAGTTTGGCACAATGGAAATTGAAGTGGTAAGTAAAGATGAGCGTCAACGAGTTTCTGACAAGATCAGAACGGCGCTAGAATTGCCACATGTTAAGGTAGCTGCTAACAAGGCCAGCTATATTATGAATCATTAA
- a CDS encoding Txe/YoeB family addiction module toxin produces MTVRWKDEAWNEYVNWQTEDKKTLKRINKLIKSIQRDGLFEGIGKPEPLKGDLSGLWSRRINDVDRLVYVPEEDNNFTIIECKSHYRKNS; encoded by the coding sequence ATGACTGTCAGATGGAAAGATGAAGCTTGGAATGAGTATGTAAATTGGCAAACAGAGGATAAGAAGACGCTGAAACGAATCAATAAATTAATTAAGTCTATTCAACGCGATGGATTATTCGAAGGCATAGGTAAACCAGAGCCTTTAAAAGGTGATTTGTCAGGTTTGTGGTCGAGAAGAATTAATGACGTTGATCGTTTAGTATATGTTCCTGAGGAAGATAATAATTTTACAATTATTGAATGTAAATCACATTATCGAAAAAATAGTTAG
- a CDS encoding type II toxin-antitoxin system RelB/DinJ family antitoxin codes for MKDTKITARMDPELKNEAEELLADMGLNFSVWINIATKALVNERKIPFEVKASPFYSNENMNVLKTRYEEYKKGTSISHHKLLEDDG; via the coding sequence ATGAAAGATACAAAGATTACAGCTCGTATGGATCCTGAATTAAAGAACGAGGCTGAAGAATTATTGGCGGATATGGGATTGAATTTTTCGGTTTGGATTAACATAGCTACGAAAGCTTTAGTTAATGAAAGAAAAATTCCATTTGAAGTTAAAGCAAGTCCTTTTTACAGTAATGAAAATATGAATGTACTTAAGACCAGGTATGAAGAATATAAAAAGGGGACTTCAATTTCTCATCACAAGCTTCTGGAGGATGATGGATGA
- the hflX gene encoding GTPase HflX, which translates to MIDNQPKKTKAYIAGVNLNDPNFDYYMTELANLTEANNMEVVGQSFQNAESIVAGTYLGVGKINEIRTMAQGLKAKVLVLNDELTPVQIRNLEKLTKMRVIDRTELILEIFSNRARTKQAKLQVQLARLQYELPRLHPSENNLDQQRGGGFANRGAGESKLELNRRTIGKQISAIKKELKAVAGQEEIKAARRNQSRIPKVALVGYTNAGKSTTMNGLLREFSKEGADKEVFVKNMLFATLDTSVRRIDLKDNFSFILSDTVGFISKLPHNLVESFKATLQETRDADLLINVVDASDPNMVQMIRTTQNVLDEIGVKGIPMITAYNKADKTDRNYPQIEGDDILYSAIDPKSIKLLADLITKRVFANYEKFDLILPLSAGKELAYLHDHAQVLREDYQDDGVHIEANIAPDDQGRFRQYLA; encoded by the coding sequence ATGATTGATAATCAACCTAAAAAGACAAAAGCATATATCGCGGGCGTAAACTTAAACGACCCAAACTTCGACTACTACATGACCGAGCTGGCCAACTTGACTGAAGCCAACAACATGGAAGTAGTTGGACAAAGTTTTCAAAATGCAGAATCAATTGTCGCTGGGACCTACCTCGGTGTCGGCAAAATCAATGAAATTAGAACTATGGCTCAGGGATTGAAAGCCAAGGTATTAGTCTTAAATGATGAATTGACACCGGTCCAAATCCGTAACTTGGAAAAATTAACCAAGATGCGAGTAATCGATCGGACGGAATTGATCCTTGAGATCTTTTCTAACAGAGCGCGTACCAAGCAAGCTAAATTGCAGGTACAGCTAGCACGATTGCAATATGAACTCCCCCGCTTGCATCCCTCCGAGAACAACTTGGACCAGCAGCGTGGTGGTGGCTTCGCTAACCGTGGTGCCGGTGAAAGTAAACTAGAGTTGAACCGGCGGACAATTGGCAAGCAAATTTCAGCCATCAAGAAAGAATTGAAGGCTGTTGCCGGCCAGGAAGAAATCAAAGCGGCACGACGCAACCAAAGTCGCATCCCTAAAGTCGCTCTCGTTGGCTACACCAATGCCGGTAAATCAACCACAATGAACGGACTATTGCGTGAATTTTCTAAAGAAGGAGCCGACAAGGAAGTCTTCGTTAAAAACATGCTTTTTGCTACGCTAGATACTTCCGTGCGGCGGATCGACTTGAAAGATAACTTTAGCTTCATTCTGTCTGACACTGTCGGTTTCATTTCCAAACTGCCCCACAACTTGGTTGAATCCTTCAAGGCTACCCTGCAAGAAACGCGTGATGCTGATTTATTAATCAACGTTGTTGACGCCTCTGACCCGAACATGGTGCAAATGATTCGGACAACGCAGAACGTTTTAGATGAAATTGGCGTTAAAGGAATTCCGATGATTACCGCCTACAACAAGGCTGATAAGACTGATCGCAATTACCCACAGATCGAAGGCGACGACATTCTTTATTCCGCCATCGATCCAAAATCGATCAAACTACTGGCCGACTTGATCACCAAGCGCGTTTTTGCCAACTATGAAAAGTTTGACTTGATCCTGCCACTAAGCGCGGGTAAGGAACTGGCTTACCTGCATGATCACGCCCAAGTTTTACGTGAAGACTACCAAGACGATGGCGTACACATCGAAGCGAACATCGCGCCCGACGACCAAGGACGCTTCCGTCAATATTTGGCCTAA